One stretch of Micromonospora echinospora DNA includes these proteins:
- a CDS encoding peptidase M23 has protein sequence MRSDGTLDDPNGPGRPADRSDDTPSNSRSAVLRGLIRRTRFWAPMNPRPGRTKLAVATGAACCLGLVGVSQAGFGAPERAAAPAPSAEVAERAEADVASRATARPSTAPSTAAPSATASPKATAKPKPTKTVRQIVPVAGLDRTQMNNAKKIVQAGKEMGVPRRALVIAVATAMQESTLLNYASGVLPESQSYPHQAIGWDHDSVGLFQQRPSSGWGTVEQLMDPEYATKAFLSALDEIPGWEDLPLSVAAQAVQISAFPDAYAQHEWRAGKVVAEILG, from the coding sequence ATGCGTAGCGACGGCACCCTCGACGACCCGAACGGCCCCGGCCGCCCGGCTGACCGTTCGGACGATACCCCCTCCAACAGCCGGTCGGCCGTGCTTCGGGGCCTGATCCGGCGTACCCGCTTCTGGGCGCCGATGAACCCCCGGCCCGGCCGGACGAAGCTCGCGGTCGCCACCGGCGCGGCCTGCTGCCTCGGCCTGGTCGGCGTCAGCCAGGCCGGCTTCGGCGCGCCGGAGCGCGCGGCCGCCCCGGCGCCCTCGGCGGAGGTCGCCGAGCGTGCGGAGGCCGACGTCGCCTCCCGCGCGACCGCCCGCCCGAGCACCGCGCCGTCCACCGCCGCCCCGTCCGCGACGGCGAGCCCGAAGGCGACCGCCAAGCCCAAGCCCACGAAGACGGTTCGGCAGATCGTTCCGGTCGCCGGCCTGGACCGTACCCAGATGAACAACGCCAAGAAGATCGTGCAGGCAGGCAAGGAGATGGGCGTGCCGCGCCGGGCCCTGGTCATCGCGGTGGCGACCGCGATGCAGGAGAGCACGCTGCTCAACTACGCCAGCGGCGTGCTGCCCGAGTCGCAGAGCTACCCGCACCAGGCCATCGGCTGGGACCACGACTCGGTCGGGCTGTTCCAGCAGCGCCCGAGCAGCGGCTGGGGCACCGTCGAGCAGCTCATGGACCCCGAGTACGCGACGAAGGCGTTCCTGTCCGCGCTCGACGAGATCCCCGGCTGGGAGGACCTGCCGCTGTCCGTGGCCGCCCAGGCGGTGCAGATCTCGGCGTTCCCGGACGCCTACGCCCAGCACGAGTGGCGGGCCGGCAAGGTGGTGGCCGAGATCCTGGGCTGA